In one Deltaproteobacteria bacterium genomic region, the following are encoded:
- a CDS encoding tetratricopeptide repeat protein — MKHSFRVLPALMLFIFSMNGISCTADPLSGLENANDLLYNKNYLQAEQMYRKIFKRLQHKSELKEYEETQRLMILERLGRINVLYLRDYKQAVNDYSVLLDHYPKTDEARSAHIHMADVYRYKLGEPEEGIDQLQLLISKFPGHTDARRAQLEVIRIYLELKNFDQARMESALLQKNWPESAESKQAQLL, encoded by the coding sequence ATGAAGCATTCATTTCGAGTATTGCCTGCACTTATGCTCTTCATCTTCTCGATGAACGGCATAAGCTGCACGGCAGATCCTCTCTCGGGGCTCGAGAATGCAAACGACCTCCTCTACAACAAGAATTACCTCCAAGCAGAGCAGATGTACCGCAAGATTTTTAAGCGGCTACAACACAAAAGCGAGCTCAAGGAATATGAAGAAACCCAGAGGCTGATGATTCTAGAGCGGCTGGGGAGAATCAACGTTCTCTATCTTCGCGACTACAAACAAGCCGTTAACGATTACAGCGTACTTCTCGACCATTACCCAAAAACCGATGAAGCTCGCTCCGCCCACATTCATATGGCGGACGTTTACCGCTACAAACTCGGTGAACCTGAAGAGGGAATCGATCAACTTCAGCTTTTGATATCTAAATTCCCGGGGCACACCGACGCCCGTAGAGCCCAACTCGAAGTTATACGTATTTATTTAGAGCTAAAAAACTTTGATCAGGCGCGTATGGAAAGTGCCTTACTGCAAAAAAACTGGCCCGAGAGTGCTGAAAGTAAGCAAGCTCAGCTACTT